Proteins from a genomic interval of Acetobacterium woodii DSM 1030:
- a CDS encoding transposase yields MCDNEACPVRTVAETTHKPVAVLNGRDSNTLKAWLRQNRQVKRITRDRAGAYASAIGEILPDVMQIADRFHLHQNLLEVVQNALKSVVPADIKIPIDQDHSDKQQPEEKTAEGLKKNDPLVKLDSYNENKAQLYKAIKDHVDAGFSSRQIAKILHCSRNTIRKYMNGDFDALCRRELLSGADRYYDYIMKSLASGMIRKDIYREIKKQGYSGQVSTAYDYMNKLIEAHGIEIAVYRGASIESISRKKQLSKFDHVTRRSIFRFIRVS; encoded by the coding sequence ATTTGTGACAATGAAGCGTGCCCAGTTAGAACCGTTGCTGAAACCACACACAAACCGGTCGCGGTTCTTAATGGTCGTGACAGCAACACGCTCAAGGCCTGGCTGCGGCAGAACAGACAGGTCAAGCGGATCACTCGAGACCGGGCCGGAGCCTATGCTTCCGCCATTGGGGAAATACTTCCTGATGTCATGCAGATTGCCGACCGGTTTCATCTTCATCAGAATTTGCTGGAGGTCGTTCAGAATGCACTCAAATCGGTTGTTCCGGCTGATATAAAAATACCGATCGATCAGGATCATTCTGATAAGCAACAACCGGAAGAAAAAACGGCAGAAGGTTTAAAAAAAAATGATCCACTGGTAAAACTGGACAGCTATAATGAAAACAAAGCCCAACTCTACAAGGCAATAAAAGACCATGTTGATGCCGGTTTCAGTTCCCGACAAATTGCAAAAATCCTCCATTGCAGCAGAAATACGATTCGCAAGTATATGAATGGCGATTTTGATGCATTATGTCGCCGGGAACTTCTAAGCGGTGCTGATCGTTATTATGATTACATTATGAAATCATTGGCTTCCGGGATGATCCGCAAAGACATCTATCGAGAGATAAAAAAACAGGGCTATTCAGGACAAGTGTCCACCGCATATGACTATATGAACAAGCTGATTGAGGCCCACGGCATTGAAATTGCTGTTTATCGAGGCGCTTCGATTGAATCCATCAGCCGAAAGAAGCAGTTGAGCAAATTTGATCATGTTACCCGGAGAAGTATCTTCCGTTTTATCCGGGTATCGTGA
- a CDS encoding type I restriction-modification system subunit M: MENITSEKTIIKLDLPTLEKKLWDCADVLRGTLNSTQYMEYIFGMLFLKRINDQFDAEHADKQIKFKNLPLDALEQVVEDPKAYQNFFIPKQARWAKFKDMNLNIGAELDKAFKAIEDEPRNVELVGVLTTANYNDKERVPDGKLNQLIQIFDSMNLSNEGLVSPDILGDAYMYLIKKFADDGGQKGGEFYTPTQIKDVMVRLIKPHENLTIYDPCAGSGGFLVSAIEYVKAQGQNHRNLQLFGQEINLTTWAIAKLNMLLHDVSGATIWKGDTIRHPQNTDGSVLRTFDMVLSNPPFSLKNWGREVAQKNDYGRFNYGVAPASYGDLAFVQHMLASLNTKGIMATVVPHGILFRGGEEGKIRQGLLEDDLFEAVIGFPQNLFYGASIPAAVIILNKNKPTDRKGKVLFIEASRGFVKDGNKNKLTPENIDHIVGAYDAFGDEDKFASLATLDQIRKNDYNLNITRYVDTSVEEEVIDMDAVIARLSQCETELATSKETINGFLKQLGFEQI; this comes from the coding sequence ATGGAAAATATCACTTCAGAGAAAACAATCATTAAGCTGGATCTTCCCACCCTTGAGAAAAAATTATGGGATTGTGCCGATGTTCTCAGAGGTACCCTCAACTCAACCCAGTATATGGAATATATCTTTGGGATGCTCTTTCTTAAACGGATCAACGACCAGTTTGACGCAGAACATGCAGACAAGCAAATCAAGTTTAAAAATTTGCCACTAGATGCCCTCGAACAGGTGGTAGAAGATCCCAAAGCCTATCAGAACTTCTTTATTCCTAAACAGGCTCGTTGGGCCAAATTCAAAGACATGAATCTGAACATTGGGGCTGAATTGGATAAGGCATTCAAAGCCATCGAAGACGAGCCTCGTAATGTAGAGCTGGTCGGTGTGCTTACTACGGCAAATTATAATGATAAAGAACGGGTTCCCGATGGTAAGCTCAATCAACTTATTCAGATTTTTGATTCGATGAACCTTTCCAATGAAGGACTTGTATCACCGGATATCCTAGGGGATGCCTATATGTATCTCATCAAGAAGTTTGCTGATGATGGCGGACAAAAAGGGGGAGAATTCTATACCCCTACCCAGATCAAAGATGTTATGGTCCGACTGATCAAGCCTCACGAAAACCTGACCATTTATGACCCTTGTGCAGGATCCGGCGGCTTTCTGGTTTCCGCCATCGAATATGTCAAAGCTCAGGGTCAGAACCATAGAAACCTCCAGCTTTTTGGTCAGGAAATCAACCTCACCACCTGGGCTATCGCCAAGCTTAATATGCTTCTCCATGACGTCTCCGGTGCCACTATCTGGAAAGGCGACACCATCCGTCACCCGCAGAACACTGATGGTTCTGTACTTCGGACCTTCGACATGGTGTTGTCTAATCCTCCGTTTTCATTAAAAAACTGGGGCAGGGAAGTCGCCCAGAAAAACGACTACGGACGTTTCAACTATGGGGTCGCCCCAGCCAGCTATGGCGATCTTGCTTTTGTTCAGCACATGCTGGCCTCCCTAAATACCAAAGGGATTATGGCCACGGTAGTACCCCACGGTATTCTGTTCCGAGGTGGAGAAGAAGGTAAAATCCGCCAAGGCCTGCTGGAAGATGATCTTTTTGAAGCTGTCATCGGATTTCCCCAGAACCTGTTCTACGGTGCCTCAATCCCGGCCGCCGTGATCATCCTCAACAAGAACAAGCCCACAGACCGCAAGGGCAAGGTGCTCTTTATTGAGGCATCCCGGGGTTTTGTTAAGGACGGCAATAAAAACAAACTTACCCCTGAAAACATCGACCACATTGTCGGTGCTTATGACGCTTTCGGTGATGAAGATAAATTTGCCAGCCTGGCCACCTTGGACCAGATTCGCAAAAATGACTACAACCTCAACATCACCCGCTATGTGGACACCTCAGTTGAAGAAGAAGTTATCGATATGGACGCCGTTATCGCTCGACTGTCCCAGTGTGAAACTGAACTGGCCACGTCTAAGGAAACTATCAACGGTTTTCTGAAGCAACTGGGCTTTGAGCAGATATGA
- a CDS encoding transposase, producing the protein MEKYPIIGELYKCIKEFRRIFKEKSLPQLYLFIDRYKKSNVKELAIFAAGLEKDLEAVENAVVSDLSNGFVEGVNNKLKMIKRTMYGRCGQKLLTAKLMYDPHSKPG; encoded by the coding sequence ATGGAGAAATATCCAATTATCGGCGAGCTATACAAATGCATCAAAGAATTTCGCCGGATTTTTAAAGAAAAAAGTTTACCCCAACTGTATCTGTTTATCGACAGATACAAAAAATCAAATGTAAAGGAGCTGGCGATTTTTGCCGCCGGACTGGAAAAAGATCTCGAAGCAGTTGAAAATGCTGTTGTCAGTGATTTATCAAACGGATTTGTGGAAGGGGTCAACAACAAACTTAAAATGATAAAACGAACCATGTATGGTCGATGCGGTCAAAAATTATTGACGGCCAAATTGATGTATGATCCACATTCAAAACCCGGATAA